The Aerococcus loyolae genome contains the following window.
CCATGGCATCGGTTCGGACCAATGTTCCTCACCTAGCGAGCTTCAAACGGCTAGTACGGCTAATCGCCTACTATCCGATAATTCACATCGCTTGCTTAGTCATGGCTAATGACCAACTTCAAAGCGCCACTGCTGCTTGGAAATATTTTTTAAAAGTAATATTATATTAACAGGATAAATTAAAGAAACTTGTTAATTTAGAACTAAGCCCGGGAAATGTATTCGCCGTCGTTGGTGTTGATGACTAATTTATCACCCTTGTTAACAAAGAATGGCACGTTAACGACTAAACCGGTTTCCATAGTAGCTGGTTTGCTACCGCCTGATGCGGTGTTTCCTTTGATTGATGGTTCGGTTTCGGCTACTTCAAGTTCTACGGTGTTAGGAACTTCTAGACCAATGACTTCCCCTTCAAATGAAACCACTGAAACGATCATGTTTTCTAATAAGTATTTTAATTCGTTTTCAATTTTTTCAGTTGGGATTTCGATTTGTTCGAAGGTAGTGGTATCCATGAAGACATGGGAGTCACCCGCAGCATATAAGTATTGCATTTCTTGGGAATCGATATGGGCAGTTTCCACTTTTTCGCCCGCGCGCCAGGTCTTATCAGTAACAGCACCTGAACGTAGGTTTCTTAATTTAGAACGAACAAAGGCGCTGCCCTTACCTGGTTTAACGTGTTGGAATTCAATAATCCGATATAAGTTGCCGCCGTCTTGGATGGTTAAGCCATTTTTAAAGTCATTTGTTGTTATCATTCTTTATCTCCTTTTTTCTTGAAATCATTTCTATTTTAGCATAGACGCGCTAATTTTTCCCTAACTTGCTTGATATTTTACAAAACAATCAATTCACGTGGGGATTTGGTGATGTATTCGTTGCCGTCTTCATGGATGAGTAAGTCATCTTCAATCCGGACACCACCTAGGTTTTCCAGGTAGATTCCCGGTTCATCAGTAATAAATTGGTCGGCCTTGAGGACATTTTTACTGTTTGGTCCAGCCATAGGGGCTTCGTGAACTTCTAGACCAATACTGTGGCCTAGTGAGTGGCCAAAGTTTTTACCATAGCCTTGGCCTTCGATATAGTCTCTGGCAATGGCGTCCAATTCTTGACCTGTCATGCCAGGTTTGAGGGCTTCTTGGACCATGCGGTTAGCATCAAAGACAATTTGGTAGATCTTCTCTAAAGTGGAATCCACTTGTCCCACTGCCACAGTCCGGGTCATGTCGGAACAATAGCCTTGGTAGTAGCAACCAAAGTCAATGGTAATTAACTCATGGTTGGCGATTAATTTGTCCGTAGCAACTCCATGAGGCATGGCTGATCGTTTACCGGAAGCCACGATGGTGTCGAAGGAAATCCCGCTAGCACCGAATTCACGCATCTTAAAGTCCAGGGTATTGGCAATATCAATTTCACTGATCCCCGGTTTAATGTAGCCCAGGATATACTCGAAGGCTTTATCAGTAATTTCACAGGCTTTTTTGATCTTGTTAATTTCATCAGCGTCTTTGACTTGACGGAGGACTTCAATCATCCCGGAAGCAGGCACCAATTGGACTTCTAAAACATTTTCAAAGTCGTCAAATTGCGCGACTGTCACATGTTGTTCTTCATAACCTAGTTGGCTAACCCCATTTTCTTGGAGTAGTTCTTGGATCAGACGCAAGGGGGAAGAATGTGAGGCAGAACCACCTGCTTCAATGACCTCATAACCTTGGCACTGGAGTTTCGCTTGCTCGGTGTAACGAAAATCGGTAATAAAGTAAGCGTTCTTGGTTGTTACTAAGGCTAGTCCACTTGTCCCAGTAAAGCCAGTCATGTAGCGCAAATTATAGGAATCGGTCACTAAATAAGCGCCCAAACTTTCTTCTTGCAAAC
Protein-coding sequences here:
- a CDS encoding M24 family metallopeptidase, with protein sequence MKERIKKLQASLQEESLGAYLVTDSYNLRYMTGFTGTSGLALVTTKNAYFITDFRYTEQAKLQCQGYEVIEAGGSASHSSPLRLIQELLQENGVSQLGYEEQHVTVAQFDDFENVLEVQLVPASGMIEVLRQVKDADEINKIKKACEITDKAFEYILGYIKPGISEIDIANTLDFKMREFGASGISFDTIVASGKRSAMPHGVATDKLIANHELITIDFGCYYQGYCSDMTRTVAVGQVDSTLEKIYQIVFDANRMVQEALKPGMTGQELDAIARDYIEGQGYGKNFGHSLGHSIGLEVHEAPMAGPNSKNVLKADQFITDEPGIYLENLGGVRIEDDLLIHEDGNEYITKSPRELIVL
- the efp gene encoding elongation factor P, whose product is MITTNDFKNGLTIQDGGNLYRIIEFQHVKPGKGSAFVRSKLRNLRSGAVTDKTWRAGEKVETAHIDSQEMQYLYAAGDSHVFMDTTTFEQIEIPTEKIENELKYLLENMIVSVVSFEGEVIGLEVPNTVELEVAETEPSIKGNTASGGSKPATMETGLVVNVPFFVNKGDKLVINTNDGEYISRA